In the genome of Fusarium fujikuroi IMI 58289 draft genome, chromosome FFUJ_chr02, one region contains:
- a CDS encoding probable Na+-transporting ATPase ENA-1 (sodium P-type ATPase ENA-1): protein MAKKDDSVDNHVSGQSNEPMSRPAHALTFNQVVEELKTDTLSGLTEAEAKQRHEKFGNNDLGEADGVQPLKIIIAQVANAMTLVLILAMAVSFGIKSWIEGGVVAFIIGLNVTVGFFQEYSAEKTMDSLRSMSSPTASVVRDGDSKVVPSVEVVPGDLVEIKTGDTIPADIRLIEAVNFETDEAMLTGESLPVRKNEDEVFEDSTGPGDRINVAYSSSTVTKGRAKGIVFATGTSTEIGAIAAALRKKDSKVRPVKRKADGSAKPHRYLEAYTLTFTDAVGRFLGVNVGTPLQKKLSRLAIYLFGTAVICAIIVLAANDFDASQQVIIYAVATGLSMIPASLVVVLTITMAAGTKRMVERNVIVRNLKSLEALGAVTDICSDKTGTLTQGKMVARGAWTPGKGTYLIENTTEPFNPTIGDMRWSRSQPHELPLKQGGDECGSVSPISELLNQSKSSLVKFLEVASLANLATVNEKNGEWHARGDPTEIAIQVLASRFDWNRLRLTSHDAANQYSEIAELPFDSDVKRMSVIMKDNRTSQLFAFTKGAVERVIGACATYCPEDNEEQVPITDEFREQILRNMESFAGMGLRVLALASKPYNVDMKKGDEIDRTTVECDLVFRGLVGLYDPPRPESAPAVRECHQAGISVHMLTGDHPETAKAIAIEVGILPTRMDLVAEDTAATMVMTATTFDGLTDDEVDQLPFLPLVIARCAPQTKVRMIEALHRRDKFCAMTGDGVNDSPSLRRADVGIAMGQAGSDVAKDASDIVLSDDNFASIVAAIEEGRRIFDNIQKFILHVLATNVAQAVVLLVGLVFKDKTGLSVFPIAPVQIMWIIMMTSGLPDMGLGFERAVAGILRRPPISLKTGVFSLEFIIDMCVYGLWIAALCLSAFVLRLYAFGNGELGEDCNDNYSDSCETVFKARATTFACLTWFSLFLAWEMIDKRRSFFRMQPGSKLYFTQWMHDVWRNQFLFWAIMLGFVTLFPIQYIPVISDTVFKHKGITWEWAIVFIAAGLFFGGIEAWKFAKRVYFRRQARKNQGVEWKDMDLEQRTFGEYLTPDSSEASVRHDSEKVDAQAAAQRNNAEKKA, encoded by the exons ATGGCTAAGAAGGACGACTCCGTCGACAACCATGTCTCTGGCCAGAGCAACGAGCCCATGAGCCGTCCCGCTCACGCTTTGACATTCAACCAGGTTgtcgaggagctcaagactgATACCCTCAGCGGTCTCACCGAGGCCGAGGCCAAGCAACGACATGAGAAGTTTGGCAACAACGATCTCGGCGAAGCTGATGGTGTTCAGcccctcaagatcatcatcgctcAGGTCGCTAATGCTATGACGCTG GTGCTTATTCTTGCCATGGCTGTTTCTTTCGGTATCAAGTCATGGATTGAGGGTGGTGTCGTCGCCTTCATCATTGGTCTCAATGTCACTGTCGGTTTCTTCCAGGAGTACTCTGCTGAGAAGACCATGGACTCTCTGCGGTCCATGTCTTCTCCCACTGCTAGTGTTGTGCGTGATGGAGATTCCAAGGTAGTTCCCTCCGTTGAGGTCGTTCCCGGTGATCTTGTGGAAATCAAGACCGGAGATACGATCCCTGCTGATATTCG ACTTATTGAGGCCGTTAACTTTGAGACTGATGAGGCCATGTTGACTGGTGAGTCTCTCCCCGTTCGAAAGAACGAGGATGAGGTCTTTGAAGACAGCACTGGACCTGGTGACCGTATCAACGTCGCCTACAGCTCTTCCACCGTCACAAAGGGTCGTGCCAAGGGTATCGTCTTCGCTACCGGCACCAGTACTGAAATCGGTGCTATCGCTGCTGCCCTCCGAAAGAAGGACAGCAAGGTCCGTCCCGTGAAGCGCAAGGCTGATGGTTCCGCCAAGCCTCACCGATATCTCGAAGCCTACACTCTCACCTTCACCGACGCTGTTGGCCGTTTCCTCGGCGTCAACGTCGGCACACctctccagaagaagctctccCGTCTGGCAATCTACCTCTTTGGCACTGCTGTCATCTGTGCCATTATCGTCCTTGCTGCCAACGACTTCGATGCTTCCCAGCAGGTTATTATCTACGCCGTTGCTACTGGTCTGTCCATGATTCCCGCTAGTTTGGTCGTCGTCTTGACTATCACCATGGCTGCTGGTACTAAGCGCATGGTTGAGCGAAACGTTATTGTTCGTAACCTCAAGTCTCTCGAGGCTCTTGGTGCTGTTACCGACATTTGCtctgacaagactggtaCTCTCACTCAAGGTAAGATGGTTGCCCGTGGAGCCTGGACTCCTGGAAAGGGAACCTATCTCATCGAGAACACCACTGAACCTTTCAACCCTACTATTGGTGACATGCGCTGGTCTCGCAGCCAGCCCCATGAGCTTCCACTTAAGCAGGGCGGTGATGAATGCGGTTCTGTTTCTCCCATCAgcgagcttctcaaccagTCCAAGTCTTCTCTCGTCAAGTTCCTCGAAGTTGCTTCTCTCGCCAACCTTGCCACCGTCAACGAGAAGAACGGTGAATGGCACGCCCGCGGTGATCCCACCGAGATTGCCATCCAGGTCCTTGCCTCTCGTTTCGACTGGAACCGTCTCCGTCTTACCAGCCACGATGCTGCCAACCAGTACAGTGAGATCGCCGAGCTTCCCTTCGACTCTGATGTTAAGCGCATGTCCGTCATCATGAAGGACAACCGAACCAGCCAACTCTTTGCTTTCACCAAGGGTGCTGTCGAGCGTGTCATTGGTGCCTGTGCTACATACTGCCCTGAGGACAACGAGGAGCAAGTCCCCATCACCGATGAGTTCCGTGAGCAGATCCTCCGTAACATGGAGTCTTTTGCTGGAATGGGTCTCCGTGTCCTCGCTCTTGCTTCCAAGCCTTACAATGTCGACATGAAGAagggtgatgagattgaccGCACCACTGTTGAGTGTGATCTCGTCTTCCGtggtcttgttggtctttATGATCCTCCCCGTCCTGAGTCTGCTCCCGCTGTCCGAGAGTGTCACCAGGCTGGTATTTCCGTCCACATGCTTACTGGTGATCACCCCGAGACTGCTAAGGCCATCGCCATTGAGGTCGGTATCCTGCCTACCCGTATGGATCTTGTCGCCGAGGACACTGCAGCTACCATGGTCATGACTGCTACCACTTTCGATGGTCTtaccgatgatgaagtcgaccAGCTTCCATTCCTCCCTCTTGTCATTGCCCGATGTGCTCCTCAGACCAAGGTCCGCATGATTGAAGCCCTGCACCGCCGAGACAAGTTCTGCGCTATG actggtgatggtgttAACGATTCTCCCTCTCTCCGCCGTGCCGATGTTGGTATTGCCATGGGTCAAGCCGGTTCCGACGTTGCAAAGGATGCATCCGATATCGTTCTCAGCGACGATAACTTCGCCTCCATTGTCGCCGCCATCGAGGAAGGTCGCCGTATCTTTGACAACATCCAGAAGTTCATCCTCCACGTGCTCGCCACCAACGTCGCCCAAGCCGTCGTCCTTCTCGTCGGTCTCGTCTTCAAGGATAAGACTGGTCTCTCCGTCTTCCCTATCGCTCCTGTCCAGATCATGTGGATCATCATGATGACTTCTGGTCTTCCCGACATGGGTCTCGGTTTTGAGCGCGCTGTCGCTGGTATTCTTCGCCGACCCCCGATTTCTCTCAAGACTGGTGTTTTCTCTCTCGAGTTCATCATCGATATGTGTGTCTACGGTCTTTGGATCGCTGCTCTGTGCCTCAGCGCCTTCGTCCTTCGTCTGTATGCCTTCGGTAACGgcgagcttggtgaggaCTGTAACGATAACTACAGCGACAGCTGTGAGACGGTCTTCAAGGCCCGTGCTACTACCTTTGCTTGTCTTACCTGgttctccctcttcctcgcttGGGAGATGATTGACAAGCGCCGATCTTTCTTCCGCATGCAGCCCGGCTCCAAGCTCTACTTCACCCAGTGGATGCACGATGTCTGGCGCAACCAGTTCCTCTTCTGGGCCATCATGCTCGGCTTCGTCACCCTCTTCCCCATCCAGTACATCCCCGTCATCAGCGACACCGTCTTCAAGCACAAGGGTATCACTTGGGAGTGggccatcgtcttcatcgccgccggtctcttcttcggcgGTATCGAGGCCTGGAAGTTCGCCAAACGAGTGTACTTCCGCCGACAAGCCCGCAAGAACCAGGGCGTCGAGTGGAAGGACATGGACCTTGAGCAGCGCACATTCGGCGAGTATCTCACCCCCGACTCCAGCGAAGCCAGCGTGCGTCACGACTCTGAGAAGGTTGACGCACAAGCTGCCGCTCAACGTAACaacgccgagaagaaggcgtGA
- a CDS encoding probable xylitol dehydrogenase, which translates to MASNLSFVLNKPNDVSFEERPKPTLSSPHDVLVAVNYTGICGSDVHYWVHGSIGKFVVEDPMVLGHESAGTIVEVGSKVKTLKVGDRVALEPGYPCRRCQNCLAGKYNLCPDMVFAATPPYHGTLTGYWTAPADFCFKLPDNVSQQEGALIEPLAVAVHIVKQARVKPGDSVVVMGAGPVGLLCAAVAKAYGASKIVSVDIVQSKLDFAKDFASTHVYASQRIAPEENAKNICELADLPEGADVVIDASGAEPSIQASIHVLKNGGSYVQGGMGKADITFPIMAFCIKEATASGSFRYGAGDYPLAVELVATGKVDVKKLITGVVEFKQAEEAFKKVKEGEAIKVLIKGPNEQ; encoded by the exons atggcCAGC AACCTCTCCTTCGTCCTCAACAAGCCCAACGACGTCTCCTTCGAGGAGCGCCCCAAGCCCACCCTCTCAAGCCCCCACGATGTCCTCGTCGCCGTTAACTACACCGGCATCTGCGGCTCCGACGTGCACTACTGGGTCCACGGTTCCATCGGCAAGTTCGTCGTCGAGGACCCTATGGTTCTAGGCCACGAGTCCGCCGGCACAATCGTTGAGGTCGgctccaaggtcaagaccctcaaggTCGGCGACCGCGTCGCTCTCGAGCCCGGCTACCCCTGCCGACGATGCCAGAACTGTCTCGCCGGAAAGTATAACCTCTGCCCGGATATGGTGTTTGCCGCTACACCACCCTACCATGGAACTCTGACCGGTTACTGGACTGCCCCTGCGGACTTCTGCTTCAAGCTTCCTGATAATGTTTCGCAGCAGGAGGGTGCTCTGATTGAGCCCCTCGCTGTCGCTGTGCACATCGTCAAGCAGGCCCGCGTCAAGCCCGGTGACTCTGTCGTTGTCATGGGCGCTGGACCCGTTGGTCTTCTCTGCGCCGCTGTCGCAAAGGCCTACGGCGCCTCCAAGATCGTCAGTGTCGATATTGTCCAGAGCAAGCTCGACTTCGCCAAGGACTTCGCCTCCACCCACGTCTACGCATCTCAGCGCATTGCGCCCGAGGAGAACGCCAAGAACATCTGCGAGCTTGCTGATCTCCCCGAAGGCGCTGACGTCGTCATTGATGCCAGCGGTGCTGAGCCCTCAATCCAAGCATCTATCCACGTCCTCAAGAACGGCGGTAGCTACGTGCAGGGCGGTATGGGCAAAGCCGATATTACCTTCCCCATCATGGCATTCTGCATCAAGGAGGCTACAGCCAGTGGATCATTCCGCTACGGTGCTGGTGATTACCCTCTCGCCGTTGAGCTTGTCGCTACCGGCAAGGTcgatgtcaagaagctcatcactGGAGTTGTTGAATTCAAgcaggctgaggaggctttcaagaaggtcaaggagggAGAGGCGATCAAGGTTTTGATCAAGGGACCTAACGAGCAGTAA
- a CDS encoding related to cgi-94 protein has translation MSSMRNAVARRPHRERAQPLERRRLGLLEKHKDYSLRAKDFNKKKAQLKNLKEKAAERNEDEFYFGMMSRKGPGSRIQDGKRWSGTVEGDRGNKAMDVETVRLLKTQDIGYIRTMRQVVAKEVARLEEQVVLTRGFDKLDEDEDDADEGSDSEFDFATAPSRPKAPRKIVFMDDEEQREETILDLEDEEDADKTFEGFDDDKKKEEDFERAKALRRLRRQLENARKKLKALTDAEGELEIQRAKMAKTATSGGTTRKGKKIMVRTRKR, from the exons ATGTCGTCTATGCGAAATGCCGTGGCGCGGCGCCCTCATAGAGAGCGTGCGCAGCCTTTAGAACGTCGAAGACTCGGTCTTCTCGAGAAGCACAAG GATTACTCGCTTCGAGCCAAGgacttcaacaagaagaaggcgcagctcaagaacctcaaagAGAAGGCGGCCGAGCGGAACGAGGATGAGTTTTACTTTGGTATGATGTCCCGAAAGGGACCGGGCTCCAGGATCCAGGATGGCAAGCGATGGAGTGGAACGGTTGAGGGCGATCGAGGAAACAAGGCGATGGACGTCGAGACTGTGCGGCTTTTGAAGACGCAGGATATCGGATACATTCGAACGATGCGACAGGTTGTTGCGAAGGAAGTAGCAAGATTGGAAGAGCAGGTAGTTCTCACACGAGGttttgacaagcttgacgaggatgaggacgatgcgGACGAGGGCAGCGACTCCGAATTCGACTTTGCGACCGCTCCTTCAAGACCCAAGGCACCCCGGAAGATTGTATTCatggacgacgaagaacaGCGCGAGGAAACAATACTGGATctcgaggacgaagaggacgCCGACAAGACATTTGAAGGATTTGACGAcgataagaagaaagaagaagatttcGAGCGCGCAAAGGCCCTCCGCCGCCTTCGTCGCCAATTGGAGAATGCAcgaaagaagctcaaggcgcTCACAGACGCAGAGGGTGAATTGGAGATCCAGCGCGCAAAGATGGCAAAGACAGCGACGTCGGGAGGAACTACACGcaaaggaaagaagatcaTGGTGCGGACACGGAAGCGATAA